The Labrus mixtus unplaced genomic scaffold, fLabMix1.1 SCAFFOLD_199, whole genome shotgun sequence DNA window gtgtgtgcgtgtgtgtgtgtgtgtgtgtgtgtgtgtgtgtgtgtgtgtgtgtgtgtgtgtgtgtgtgtgtgtgtgtgtgtgtgtgtgtgtgtgtgcgtgcgtgtgtgtgtgtgtgtgtgtgtggtggtgtgtgtgacGCTGCACTGAGGCTCAGTCTCCCTCTGAAGTTGTGGACTGTCAGAGTCATGCTGCCTCCTCGCTCTGCTGGATGACAGGAACGTTTACTGCACCGTACGTATGAACATCTAACAtcaaggagtgtgtgtgtgtgtgtgtgtgtgtgtgtgtgtgtgtgtgtgtgtgagtgtgtgtgtgtgtgtgtgagttttgttGTGCAgcttgtgatgtgtgtgtgtgtcttcttgtAATGTCATGCCTCTTACGGGACGTCCGGTGTGTGCAGCTGAGGTGGATCCTGCGGTGTGTTTGTAGCATGTtttgtatctgagtgtgtgtgttagcgagcttttctctgcaggctgcttctcctctcctgcagacatcagaggagaagcagcactgcagagagaaactCTGGGTCACACTCAGCTCTCCGTTCTATGGAAGACGATCAGGGCTCGGCATGAGACTCAACCACAGCCGGATTAATGTTTTGAGTTACGAGTACGATAACGTCCTCTGATTGATCTTTTCTTTAATCCTGGTAACGATTCATTTTGGATACTTTAAACATAACTCTCAGAAttaagaaagaagaaatgtgaCATATCTTAAAATAATCTCAAAGTTCATCTTTATCCTCTGAAttcagtttttatatttgttgttcatttggtcACCGCGGTGGCGTTCTGTTGAACCGCCTGCTGACCTGAGATCTGCAGAACCTTTAAGTTCTTTAAACAtcaatgtgtgagtgtgtgtgtgtgtgtgtgtgttggaaggGATGCTGCAGGGTCCCTTTATTAATgttatgatttaaaatgtgctttttgaattcactcattcatttttaatgagtttgtttttgtgtatttttgtgttctgTAAAGCGCTTTGAGTTTACGTTTGTATAAAATTCAACtgaattcaaaaacaaacaaactctttaaTCTTTCTGAATTAAATTTTCCTCAATGCACAGAAATTGTGTTCAATGGACTCAGGACATTTACACTTTATGAGCCTTTTCCATTTTTGATTTCAacagttttgtcttttgtcttgaacattttttattgtctttacaTTCAGGaactttattttagtttgtttgtgcGTCCTTGTTTTGGATATTTTTGACTTCATTTCCAACCATTGtgctgttattttaaacatgtttgaatttaaattgaGAGTTGAGGCTTCTTTTAGAACAAGTCTGACTTCATTTCAACAGAAACTTCTTCATGAGGATTTATCATTCACATCTTTATTCCAGCATGTTCTCATCATTTCACAGTTTAGACTTCATCACAAGAAGGAAAAATCtaattaaatctgtgtttgatttcttctttctgctcaaCAACACTGAAAGTTTGACTTTGTAGTAATTTAAATTAActttgattaaaacattttgttctcgTGCCTCGTCGTGTTCTGAACCTCTCAGATGAACTAAAGGACGTTTCCTCCCTGCATCAtctctaaccccccccccccctctctgtgtctctgcagtgagCGACCCCCCAGTCTGGTGAGCCAAGATGATTCCCGTCCTGATGTGTGCCCTGGTCTCTCTGAGTTTAGCTCAGAATGATTTAGACATCCTGTTCCCCGAGCTGGAACACTCCAGAACCATCTATGTCACAGGTGAGTTTCAGGACGCTCTCTGTTTCCTGCGATGCTGCAGAGAGTTTACCAGAGAcccttcctctcctcatcctcttcttcctcagagcTTCGTCCCGGACGCTCTCTCTGCATGTCGTCTGTTCCCTTGTTTATCAGCTCGCCCTGCGGCTGCAGCTCGCTGATAACGCTGCTATGTGGGGATTATTAGCTCACTGAGATAAACTTATCTGCACCAACAGATGAAAAACTTTGTTCACGTCCAGATTTCAGACGCTGTAAGAAAACACAGCTGACATCTTTAACATTTAACCCCTTCCTGAATGTGAATCAACATGTAACCGCCCTGGATGGTTTAGTCAAAGTGAATGATGTAAAGTCTGTTTGCATGTTGATGAAGCGATCTAAACGACGTCACTTTTGACTACGACCTCTCCTTTCTTACAAATCATTCAGCTTCACATTCTTCAATAACCAGTTACTACTGTAGTTTCATAGTTATGAtgtcttaaaggaagaatgagccACTTTTTGTCCAGTAGaggtcgcccttgagctccagcatgaaaccaaaacaaactgctgtttggccacgcctcctccatactgaaggctccgctctcctacagagacacacctccaacccccctccactcacgttcacacaaaggagttattgATTAGAAGGCACCGTAATTAAGCACCAATAAGCACAAGTGGCAGACAAAATTCTCctctgctcgagctgcaatcagctgtgtcctgcattgttgtgttagcatgctaatggtagcactctttagttagctcgtagcttcacattgttgtgttagcatgctaatgttagcactctgtagttagctcgtagcttcacattgttgtgttagcatgctaatgttagtactctttagttagctcgtagcttcacattgttgtgttagcatgctaatgttagcactctttagttagctcgtagcttcacattgttgtgttagcatgctaatgttagcgctctttagttagctcgtagcttcacatttcatgtaaactgacacagaatgagcgtgatctaaaaactcttcctaacatccaaataatcagtgagtatgttcttcttcttctctctagttcttgactaaaacagcttttatacacaaggggaggagccggccgtcccgtccatgtaaacacggctctgacaacaacacagccagcgggactcgagcttctccctcattgtagacagtcatgactcagagacacatttacacaggacagactggatcTCTGGTATCTACCAACCAAACCAACGACTTCACTAAATTATAACTCACTGACTATTTGACCGACCAAGTAACCAACCAGCTCTCTAACACATCGACTTACCGACTAACTAACTAGATAAATTCTGACCATTCAACAACATTTTTGCCTTTCTGAGATAgatcagctgaagagagacagactgtCCCTTTAACCTCCGACAGCTCAGAAAAAAGAGACCACACAATCAATGATCAATCAGGTTAACAGACGGACGGTGACGcttacacagcagagtcagtgaAACGCTGTGCTGGTTAAACAGGCGCAGAGACTCTGACAGTGACGGAGGCTGAAGGTCACAGCGGGCGATAATatcacacatttaaagactcTACGCTCAGAGAGGACTTCATTACATCGTCGTAGAGGAGATCCTGAATGAATGTGACCTTGTGTAACTGCGTCTCTGTGTTGCAGAAGACGGCCCTAAACTCTCAGTGGCTGCGGATCAATTGAAGGTCGTCACGAGACGAGGAGGAAACGCGACTTTACCATGCAGGATCCAAAGAGACCAATCACTGGCTCCGAACCGAAAGATGAGGGTCAAGTGGACCAAGCTGACCTCGGACTACCTGAAAGAGGTTTaacatttgtttcatgtttctaaaACTGCTTCTTTGGCTCAAATTGCTGCTGGATGCTATCACCAATCAGAGCGACAAAATGATGTGATGTAAAGCCGTTACTTTCCATAACCccgagtgtctgcttcaaaccgccacaagaatctgttctgctatggactgaacccacctgagcGACCTTTGACGTTTTATCAGTAAATTAAAAGTGTGTCTAGGTCGGCAGATTCTACAATCACACAAGCTCCTTTCTGTGAATGTTTTGGCTCCAAACGATGTCAACATGTCGTGAGGTTTTTATGtcttaacttttctacaacagaaagagaagacgTACAGGGCACGGTTATACCTTTGTAGTTAAAATGGTGATATGTTCTAGTATTTATTCTTCACATTTGCCAACTAGGACATGAATGTGtaggggggttagggttagtgacATCTGAAATCCTTAATCAAAAAGCCCTGAACTTGTTTTACATCTCAATTATCTTCTTATCTGCAATCTTAAATCAGGAGAGATAATATGAAGGACTGTTTCATAGCATCTCAAACTGATTTCCTCTCTACCTTGTGTAGGTGGATGTTTTCGTCGCCATGGATTATCACAAAAGGAGTTACGGCAGCTTCCACGGACGTGTTCACCTTCTGGGTTCCTCTCCCATGGACGCCTCTCTGGTCATCACAGAGATCACCCTGGAGGATTATGGGAGATATAAATGTGAAGTTATCGACGGTCTGGAGGATGGGACTGTGGTGGTGTCTCTTGACCTTGAAGGTAAAACGGAAAAACTCAACAAACGGTTTCTCCTAAATGTCACTGTTCTCTAATAGGCTGGGCTAATTTTAGCCTCAGAAGCAGCGAGTGCTCGGGGGAAAGTCAGTCAGGAGCCAGTTTGTTCTGTAAGCAGAGTGTTCATCAGAGTCAGAGCAGCTTCATTATGTGTGAGTGCAGCCAAAGAATCAGCTATTAGAGCCCCGAGGCCATCAGCGCTGGCAGCAGGCGTAGGAACAGCTGTGCTTACTCAGCGAGACGTCCTGTCAGTTTCAGTCTTCAGGTTAAATAACACGATCGAATGAATCCCCAGAGGACACATCCTGGTTTTATCTTGCTAAATGAGGGCTATAACATCTTTGTGTCTCCCCCTGTAGGTATCGTGTTCCCGTACTTCCCGCGCCTTGGTCGCTACAACCTGAACTTCTACGACGCAGAGCGGGCGTGCCGGGACCAGGATGCCATCGTGGCGTCCTTCGACCAGCTGTACGAGGCGTGGAGAGAGAAGCTGGACTGGTGCAACGCCGGCTGGCTGAGCGACGGGACGGTCCAGTACCCGATCACCACGCCCAGAGAGCCGTGTGGAGGAAAGAACACGGTGCCCGGCGTGCGGAACTACGGCCTGAGGGACAAAGACAAGAACCACTACGACGTGTTCTGCTTCACCTCCCACTAcaaaggtctgtgtgtgtgtgtgtgtgtgtgtgtgtgtgtgtgtgtgtgtgtgtgtctgtgtgtgtgtgtgtgtgtgtgtgtgtgtgtgtgtgtgtgtgtgtgtgtctctgtgtgtgtgtgtgtgtgtgtgtgtgtgtgtgtgtctgtgtgtgtgtgtgtgtgtgtgtgtgggtgtgtgtgtgtgtgggtgtgtgtgtgtgtgtgtgtgtgtgtgtctgtctgtgtgtgtgtgtgtgtgtgtgtgtgtgtgtgtgtgtgtgtctgtgtgtgtgtgtgtgtgtgtgtgtctgtgtgtgtgtgtgtgtgtgtgtgtgtgtctgtgtgtgtgtgtgtgtgtgtgtgtctgtgtgtgtgtgtctgtgtgtgtgtgtgtgtgtgtgtctgtgtgtgtgtgtctgtgtgtgtgtgtgtgtgtgtgtgtgtgtgtgtgtgtgtgtgtgtctgtctgtgtgtgtgtgtgtgtgtgtgtgtgtgtgtgtgtctgtgtgtgtgtgtgtgtgtgtgtgtgtgtgtgtgtgtgtgtgtgtgtgtgtctgtctgtgtgtgtgtgtgtgtgtgtgtgtgtgtgtgtgtgtgtgtctctgtgtgtgtgtgtgtgtgtgtgtgtgtgtgtgtgtgtgtgtgtgtgtgtgtgtctctgtgcgtgtgtgtgtgtgtgtgtgtctgtgtgtgtctgtgtgtgtgtgtgtgtgtgtgtgtctctgtgtgtgtgtgtgtgtgtgtgtgtgtgtgtgtgtgtgtgtgtgtgtgggtgtgtgtgtgtgtgtgtgtgtctctgtgtgtgtgtgtgtgtgtgtgtgtgtctctgtgtgtgtgtgtgtgtgtgtgtgtgtgtgtgtgtgtgtgtgtgtctctgtgtgtgtgtgtgtgtgtgtgtgtgtgtgtgtgtgtgtgtgggtgtgtctgtgtgtgtgtgtgagtgtgtgtgtgtgtgtctctgtgtgtctctgtgtgtctctgtgtgtgtgtctgtgtgtgtgtgtgtgtgtgtgtgtgtgtgtgtgtgtgggtgtgtctctgtgtgtgtgtgtgtgtgtgagtgtgtgtgtgtctgtctctgtgtgtctctgtgtgtgtctgtgtgtgtgtctgtgtgtgtgtgtgtgtgtgtgtgtgtctctgtgtgtctctgtgtgtgtctgtgtgtgtgtctctgtgtgtgtctgtgtgtgtgtgtgtgtgtgtgtgtgtgtgtgtctctgtgtgtctctgtgtgtgtgtgtgtgtgtgtgtgtctgtgtgtatctgtgtgtctctgtgtgtgtgtgtgtgtgtgtctctgtgtgtctctgtgtgtgtgtgtgtgtctctgtgtgtctctgtgtgtctctctgtgtgtctgtgtgtgtgtctctgtgtgtgtgtgagtgtgtgtgtgtctgtctctgtgtgtctgtgtgtgtgtctctgtgtgtgtctgtgtgtgtgtgtgtgtgtgtgtctctgtgtgtgtgtgtgagtgtgtgtgtgtgtgtgtgtgtgtgtgtgtctctgtgtgtgtgtgtgtgtgtgtgtgtgtgtgtgtgtgtgtctctgtgtgtctctgtgtgtgtctgtgtgtgtgtctctgtgtgtgtgtgtgtgtgtgtctctgtgtgtctctgtgtgtgtgtgtgtgtgtgtgtgtgtgtgtgtgtgtgtgtgtgtgtgtgtgtgtctctgtgtgtgtgtgtgtgtgtctctgtgtgtctctgtgtgtgtctgtgtgtgtgtctctgtgtgtgtctgtgtgtgtgtgtctctgtgtgtgtgtgtgagtgtgtgtgtgtgtgtgtgtgtgtgtgtgtgtgagtgtgtgtgtgtgtgtgtgtgtgtgtgtgtgtctctgtgtgtgtgtgtgtgtgtgtgtgtctctgtgtgtgtgtgtgtgtgtgtgtgtgtgtgtgtgtgtgtgtgtctctctgtgtgtgtgtgtgtgtgtgtgtgtgtgtgtgtgtgtgtgtgtgtgtgtgtgtgtgtgtgtctctgtgtgtgtgtgtgtgtgtgtgtgtgtgtgtgtgtgtgtgtctctgtgtgtgtgtgtgtgtgtgtgtgtgtgtgtgtgtgtgtgtgtgtgtgtgtgtgtgtgtgtgtgtgtgtgtgtgtctctgtgtgtgtgtgtgtgtgtgtgtgtgtgtgtgtgtgtgtctctgtgtgtgtgtgtgtgtgtgtgtgtgtgtgtgtctctgtgtgtgtgtgtgtgtgtgggtgtgtctctgtgtgtgtgtgtgtgtgtgtgtgtgtgtgtgtgtgtgtgtgtgtgtgtgtgtctctctgtgtgtgtgtgtgtgtgtgtctctgtgtgtctctgtgtgtgtgtgtgtgtctctgtgtgtctctgtgtgtctctctgtgtgtctgtgtgtgtgtctctgtgtgtgtgtgtgtgtgtgtgtgtgtgtgtgtgtgtgtgtgtgtgtgtgtctctgtgtgtgtgtgtgtgtgtctctgtgtgtctctgtgtgtgtctgtgtgtgtgtctctgtgtgtgtctgtgtgtgtgtgtctctgtgtgtgtgtgtgagtgtgtgtgtgtgtgtgtgtgtgtgtgtgtgtgtgagtgtgtgtgtgtgtgtgtgtgtgtgtgtgtctctgtgtgtgtgtgtgtgtgtgtgtgtgtgtctctgtgtgtgtgtgtgtgtgtgtgtgtgtgtgtgtgtgtgtgtgtgtgtgtgtgtgtctctctgtgtgtgtgtgtgtgtgtgtgtgtgtgtgtgtgtgtgtgtgtgtgtgtgtgtgtgtgtgtgtgtctctgtgtgtgtgtgtgtgtgtgtgtgtgtgtgtgtgtgtgtgtgtgtctctgtgtgtgtgtgtgtgtgtgtgtgtgtgtgtgtgtgtgtgtgtctctgtgtgtgtgtgtgtgtgtgtgtgtgtgtgtgtgtgtgtgtgtgtgtgtgtgtgtgtgtgtgtgtgtgtgtgtgtgtgtgtctctgtgtgtgtgtgtgtgtgtgtgtgtgtgtgtgtgtgtctctgtgtgtgtgtgtgtgtgtgtgtgtgtgtgtgtctctgtgtgtgtgtgtgtgtgtgggtgtgtctctgtgtgtgtgtgtgtgtgtgtgtgtgtgtgtgtgtgtgtgtgtgtgtgtgtgtgtgtgtgtgtgtgtgtgtgtgtctctgtgtgtgtgtgtgtgtgtgtgtgtgtgtgtgtgtgtgtgtgtgtctctgtgtgtgtgtgtgtgtgtgtgtgtgtgtgtgtgtgtatctctctgtgtgtgtgtgtgtgtgtgtgtgtgtctgtctgtgtgtgtgtgtgtgtgtgtgtgtgtgtgtgtgtgtgtgtctctgtgtgtgtgtgtgtgtgtgtgtgtgtgtgtgtgtgtgtgtgtgtgtgtctctgtgcgtgtgtgtgtgtgtgtgtgtctgtgtgtgtctgtgtgtgtgtgtgtgtgtgtgtgtctctgtgtgtgtgtgtgtgtgtgtgtgtgtgtgtgtgtgtgtgtgtgtgggtgtgtgtgtgtgtgtgtgtgtgtctctgtgtgtgtgtgtgtgtgtgtgtgtgtctctgtgtgtgtgtgtgtgtgtgtgtgtgtgtgtgtgtgtgtgtctctgtgtgtgtgtgtgtgtgtgtgtgtgtgtgtgtgtgtgggtgtgtctgtgtgtgtgtgtgagtgtgtgtgtgtgtgtctctgtgtgtctctgtgtgtctctgtgtgtgtgtctgtgtgtgtgtgtgtgtgtgtgtgtgtgtgtgtgtgtgtgggtgtgtctctgtgtgtgtgtgtgtgtgtgagtgtgtgtgtgtctgtctctgtgtgtctctgtgtgtgtctgtgtgtgtgtctgtgtgtgtgtgtgtgtgtgtgtgtgtctctgtgtgtctctgtgtgtgtctgtgtgtgtgtctctgtgtgtgtctgtgtgtgtgtgtgtgtgtgtgtgtgtgtgtgtctctgtgtgtctctgtgtgtgtctgtgtgtgtgtctctgtgtgtgtctgtgtgtgtgtgtgtgtgtgtgtgtgtgtgtgtctctgtgtgtctctgtgtgtgtgtgtgtgtgtgtgtgtgtgtctgtgtgtatctgtgtgtctctgtgtgtgtgtgtgtgtgtgtctctgtgtgtctctgtgtgtgtgtgtgtgtctctgtgtgtctctgtgtgtctctctgtgtgtctgtgtgtgtgtctctgtgtgtgtgtgagtgtgtgtgtgtctgtctctgtgtgtctgtgtgtgtgtctctgtgtgtgtgtgtgagtgtgtgtgtgtgtgtgtgtgtgtgtgtgtctctgtgtgtgtgtgtgagtgtgtgtgtgtgtgtgtgtgtgtgtgtgtctctgtgtgtgtgtgtgtgtgtgtgtgtgtgtgtgtgtgtgtgtctctgtgtgtctctgtgtgtgtctgtgtgtgtgtctctgtgtgtgtgtgtgtgtgtgtctctgtgtgtctctgtgtgtgtgtgtgtgtgtgtgtgtgtgtgtgtgtgtgtgtgtgtgtgtgtgtgtgtgtgtgtgtctctgtgtgtgtgtgtgtgtgtctctgtgtgtctctgtgtgtgtctgtgtgtgtgtctctgtgtgtgtctgtgtgtgtgtgtctctgtgtgtgtgtgtgagtgtgtgtgtgtgtgtgtgtgtgtgtgtgtgagtgtgtgtgtgtgtgtgtgtgtgtgtgtgtctctgtgtgtgtgtgtgtgtgtgtgtgtgtgtgtctctgtgtgtgtgtgtgtgtgtgtgtgtgtgtgtgtgtgtgtgtgtgtgtgtgtctctctgtgtgtgtgtgtgtgtgtgtgtgtgtgtgtgtgtgtgtctctgtgtgtgtgtgtgtgtgtgtgtgtgtgtgtgtgtgtctctgtgtgtgtctgtgtgtgtgtctgtgtgtgtgtgtgtgtgtgtgtgtgtctctgtgtgtctctgtgtgtgtctgtgtgtgtgtctctgtgtgtgtctgtgtgtgtgtgtgtgtgtgtgtgtgtgtgtgtgtctctgtgtgtctctgtgtgtgtgtgtgtgtgtgtgtgtgtgtctgtgtgtatctgtgtgtctctgtgtgtgtgtgtgtgtgtgtctctgtgtgtctctgtgtgtgtgtgtgtgtctctgtgtgtctctgtgtgtctctctgtgtgtctgtgtgtgtgtctctgtgtgtgtgtgagtgtgtgtgtgtctgtctctgtgtgtctgtgtgtgtgtctctgtgtgtgtctgtgtgtgtgtgtgtgtgtgtgtgtgtctctgtgtgtgtgtgtgagtgtgtgtgtgtgtgtgtgtgtgtgtgtgtctctgtgtgtgtgtgtgtgtgtgtgtgtgtgtgtgtgtgtctctgtgtgtctctgtgtgtgtctgtgtgtgtctctgtgtgtgtgtgtgtgtgtgtctctgtgtgtctctgtgtgtgtgtgtgtgtgtgtgtgtgtgtgtgtgtgtgtgtgtgtgtgtgtgtgtgtgtgtgtgtctctgtgtgtgtgtgtgtgtgtctctgtgtgtctctgtgtgtgtctgtgtgtgtgtctctgtgtgtgtctgtgtgtgtgtgtctctgtgtgtgtgtgtgagtgtgtgtgtgtgtgtgtgtgtgtgtgtgtgagtgtgtgtgtgtgtgtgtgtgtgtgtgtgtctctgtgtgtgtgtgtgtgtgtgtgtgtgtctctgtgtgtgtgtgtgtgtgtgtgtgtgtgtgtgtgtgtgtgtgtgtctctctgtgtgtgtgtgtgtgtgtgtgtgtgtgtgtgtgtgtgtgtctctgtgtgtgtgtgtgtgtgtgtgtgtgtgtgtgtgtgtgtctctgtgtgtgtgtgtgtgtgtgtgtgtgtgtgtgtgtgtgtgtgtgtgtgtgtgtgtgtgtgtgtgtgtgtgtgtgtgtgtgtgtgtgtgtctctgtgtgtgtgtgtgtgtgtgtgtgtgtgtgtgtgtgtgtctctgtgtgtgtgtgtgtgtgtgtgtgtgtgtgtgtgtctctgtgtgtgtgtgtgtgtgtgggtgtgtctctgtgtgtgtgtgtgtgtgtgtgtgtgtgtgtgtgtgtgtgtgtgtctctctgtgtgtgtgtgtgtgtctctgtgtgtctctgtgtgtgtgtgtgtgtctctgtgtgtctctgtgtgtctctctgtgtgtctgtgtgtgtgtctctgtgtgtgtgtgtgtgtgtgtgtgtgtgtgtgtgtgtgtgtgtgtgtgtgtgtctctgtgtgtgtgtgtgtgtgtctctgtgtgtctctgtgtgtgtctgtgtgtgtgtctctgtgtgtgtctgtgtgtgtgtgtctctgtgtgtgtgtgtgagtgtgtgtgtgtgtgtgtgtgtgtgtgtgtgtgtgagtgtgtgtgtgtgtgtgtgtgtgtgtgtgtctctgtgtgtgtgtgtgtgtgtgtgtgtctctgtgtgtgtgtgtgtgtgtgtgtgtgtgtgtgtgtgtgtgtgtgtgtgtgtgtgtgtgtctctctgtgtgtgtgtgtgtgtgtgtgtgtgtgtgtgtgtgtctctgtgtgtgtgtgtgtgtgtgtgtgtgtgtgtgtgtgtgtgtctctgtgtgtgtgtgtgtgtgtgtgtgtgtgtgtgtctctgtgtgtgtgtgtgtgtgtgtgtgtgtgtgtgtgtgtgtgtgtgtgtgtgtgtgtgtgtgtgtgtctctgtgtgtgtgtgtgtgtgtgtgtgtgtgtgtgtgtctctgtgtgtgtgtgtgtgtgtgtgtgtgtgtgtgtctctgtgtgtgtgtgtgtgtgtgggtgtgtctctgtgtgtgtgtgtgtgtgtgtgtgtgtgtgtgtgtgtgtgtgtgtgtgtgtgtgtgtgtgtgtgtgtgtctctgtgtgtgtgtgtgtgtgtgtgtgtgtgtgtgtgtgtgtgtgtgtgtgtgtgtgtgtgtctctgtgtgtgtgtgtgtgtgtgtgtgtgtgtgtgtgtgtgtctctctgtgtgtgtgtgtgtgtgtgtgtgtgtgtgtgtgtgtgtgtgtgtgtctctgtgtgtgtgtgtgtgtgtgtgtgtctctgtgtgtgtgtgtgtgtgtgtgtgtgtgtgtgtgtgtgtgtgtgtgtgtgtgtgtgtgtctctgtgtgtgtgtgtgtgtgtgtgtgtgtgtgtgtgtgtgtgtgtgtgtgtgtgtgtctgtgtgtgtgtgtgtgtgtgtgtgtgtgtgtgtgtgtgtgtgtgtgtgtctctgtgtgtgtgtgtgtgtgtgtgtgtgtgtgtgtgtgtgtgtgtgtgtgtgtgtgtgtgtgtgtctgtgtgtctgtgtgtgtgtgtgtgtgtgtgtgtgtgtgtgtgtgtgtctctgtgtgtgtgtgtgtgtgtgtgtgtgtgtgtgtgtgtgtgtctctgtgtgtgtgtgtgtgtgtgtgtgtgtgtgtgtgtgtgtgtgtgtgtgtgtgtgtgtgtgtgtgtgtgtgtctctgtgtgtgtgtgtgtgtgtgtgtgtgtgtgtgtgtgtgtctctgtgtgtgtgtgtgtgtgtgtgtgtgtgtgtgtgtgtgtgtgtgtgtgtgtgtgtgtgtgtgtgtgtgtctctgtgtgtgtgtgtgtgtgtgtgtgtgtgtgtgtgtgtgtgtgtgtgtgtgtgtctctgtgtgtgtgtgtgtgtgtgtgtgtgtgtgtgtgtgtgtgtgtgtgtgtgtgtctctgtgtgtgtgtgtgtgtgtgtgtgtgtgtgtgtgtgtctctgtgtgtgtgtgtgtgtgtgtgtgtgtgtgtgtgtgtgtgtgtgtgt harbors:
- the LOC132968611 gene encoding hyaluronan and proteoglycan link protein 1-like isoform X1, whose product is MIPVLMCALVSLSLAQNDLDILFPELEHSRTIYVTEDGPKLSVAADQLKVVTRRGGNATLPCRIQRDQSLAPNRKMRVKWTKLTSDYLKEVDVFVAMDYHKRSYGSFHGRVHLLGSSPMDASLVITEITLEDYGRYKCEVIDGLEDGTVVVSLDLEGIVFPYFPRLGRYNLNFYDAERACRDQDAIVASFDQLYEAWREKLDWCNAGWLSDGTVQYPITTPREPCGGKNTVPGVRNYGLRDKDKNHYDVFCFTSHYKGRFYYLIHPSKLTYDEAVRACQKDGAQIAKVGQMYAAWKLLGYDRCDAGWLADGSVRYPITRPRRRCSPTEAAVRFNGFPDKKHKLYGVYCFKGHN
- the LOC132968611 gene encoding hyaluronan and proteoglycan link protein 1-like isoform X2, with translation MIPVLMCALVSLSLAQNDLDILFPELEHSRTIYVTDGPKLSVAADQLKVVTRRGGNATLPCRIQRDQSLAPNRKMRVKWTKLTSDYLKEVDVFVAMDYHKRSYGSFHGRVHLLGSSPMDASLVITEITLEDYGRYKCEVIDGLEDGTVVVSLDLEGIVFPYFPRLGRYNLNFYDAERACRDQDAIVASFDQLYEAWREKLDWCNAGWLSDGTVQYPITTPREPCGGKNTVPGVRNYGLRDKDKNHYDVFCFTSHYKGRFYYLIHPSKLTYDEAVRACQKDGAQIAKVGQMYAAWKLLGYDRCDAGWLADGSVRYPITRPRRRCSPTEAAVRFNGFPDKKHKLYGVYCFKGHN